The sequence below is a genomic window from Candidatus Sungiibacteriota bacterium.
AAGCTACAGAGGGCCGAGGGAAAATCCCCGCCTACGCCAAGGCTTCGGCGGGCAGACCTGCGATTGGTTATTGAAAAAGCAAAAGTGTCATGGGTATAGGGGATAAACACCAAAAATGTTTTATGAGGACAAATTATGCCCGAACTTCCTGAAGTAGAAACAATTGTGAGATTTTTGAGACCCAAAATCCGCGGAAAGCGGATTTTGAGTATGGAAATAAGGGGTAGGCGGGTGGCGCGCGGGCACAAGAACCCGCAGGAACTAAATAGGGCCGTTGCCGGCAGGAAGATAAGTGAAGTTAACCGGACTGGGAAAAATATAATTCTTGAGTTGTCGGGAGGCGCACGACTTGCGATTCACTTGATGATGACCGGCCGGCTTTTTTGGAATCCGAAAGAAAAACAAATACATGACCGCTTGGTGCTAAAGTTGTCCGGAGGAAATGACCTTGTTTTTAACGACATACGTCAATTTGGGTGGTGCAGGGTTCTTAAACCGAGTGGGAAACTAGCCGGACCCGATGTGTTAAGTCTGGGGTTTAATGAGTTTAAAAGTTTAGTGAGTCCACGCCCAGCGCTGATTAAAAACCTTCTTCTCAATCAGAAAGTTATTTCCGGAATTGGC
It includes:
- the mutM gene encoding DNA-formamidopyrimidine glycosylase, whose translation is MPELPEVETIVRFLRPKIRGKRILSMEIRGRRVARGHKNPQELNRAVAGRKISEVNRTGKNIILELSGGARLAIHLMMTGRLFWNPKEKQIHDRLVLKLSGGNDLVFNDIRQFGWCRVLKPSGKLAGPDVLSLGFNEFKSLVSPRPALIKNLLLNQKVISGIGNIYSDEILWYACLRPTRRANTFSGRELKKFYQAMRHVLLLAIKKEGTSSRDYRKPDGTEGGYYKIRKAYQRAGKQCLRDGATIKRIKIGSRSAHFCPKHQK